One genomic segment of Ricinus communis isolate WT05 ecotype wild-type chromosome 3, ASM1957865v1, whole genome shotgun sequence includes these proteins:
- the LOC8280402 gene encoding aspartic proteinase CDR1, with protein MATFCTLVSLGLLIFTTLVTGNIVEAYNAQPKQLVTKLIHWGSILSPYFNPNASVAERAERIVKTSATRIAYLYAQIKGDIHMNDFELNLLPSTYEPLFLVNFSMGQPATPQLAIMDTGSNILWVRCAPCKRCTQQNGPLLDPSKSSTYASLPCTNTMCHYAPSAYCNRLNQCGYNLSYATGLSSAGVLATEQFIFHSSDEGVNAVPSVVFGCSHENGDYKDRRFTGVFGLGKGITSFVTRMGSKFSYCLGNIADPHYGYNQLVFGEKANFEGYSTPLKVVNGHYYVTLEGISVGEKRLDIDSTAFSMKGNEKSALIDSGTALTWLAESAFRALDNEVRQLLDGVLMPFWRGSFACYKGTVSQDLIGFPVVTFHFSGGADLDLDTESMFYQATPDILCIAVRQASAYGNDFKSFSVIGLMAQQYYNMAYDLNSNKLFFQRIDCQLLVD; from the coding sequence ATGGCTACTTTTTGCACATTAGTTTCATTAGGCCTCTTAATTTTTACTACCTTAGTGACTGGAAATATTGTTGAAGCCTATAATGCCCAACCAAAACAGTTGGTTACAAAATTGATTCACTGGGGTTCTATTCTCTCTCCATATTTCAATCCTAATGCATCGGTTGCAGAACGCGCCGAGCGCATAGTTAAAACCTCGGCCACCCGCATTGCCTACTTGTATGCACAGATTAAAGGAGATATTCACATGAATGATTTTGAGCTCAATCTTCTTCCCAGTACCTATGAACCCTTGTTCTTGGTGAATTTCTCCATGGGACAACCTGCTACTCCACAACTTGCAATAATGGACACAGGCAGCAATATCTTATGGGTACGATGTGCCCCATGTAAACGATGTACCCAGCAGAATGGTCCATTATTAGACCCCTCCAAGTCCTCCACATATGCTAGTTTGCCATGCACGAACACCATGTGCCACTACGCCCCTAGTGCCTACTGTAACAGGTTAAATCAGTGTGGATACAACCTAAGTTATGCAACGGGTCTATCATCAGCAGGAGTGCTTGCCACTGAACAATTCATCTTCCACAGTTCAGATGAAGGCGTCAATGCTGTTCCTAGTGTAGTCTTTGGGTGCAGCCATGAGAATGGAGACTACAAAGACAGGCGTTTCACAGGCGTTTTTGGACTGGGAAAAGGAATCACGTCCTTTGTAACTCGAATGGGTTCTAAATTTTCTTACTGTCTTGGTAATATAGCTGACCCTCACTATGGCTATAACCAGTTGGTCTTTGGTGAAAAAGCGAATTTTGAAGGCTACTCAACACCTTTAAAAGTAGTAAATGGCCACTACTACGTCACACTGGAAGGCATTAGTGTAGGAGAGAAAAGACTCGACATTGATTCTACTGCATTTAGCATGAAGGGAAATGAAAAATCCGCATTAATCGACTCTGGAACTGCGCTAACTTGGCTGGCCGAAAGTGCATTTAGAGCACTAGATAATGAAGTTCGTCAGCTCTTGGATGGAGTTCTAATGCCATTTTGGAGGGGGTCATTTGCTTGTTACAAGGGAACAGTGAGCCAAGACCTTATTGGGTTTCCAGTAGTAACATTTCACTTTTCTGGGGGTGCAGATTTGGATTTGGACACTGAGAGCATGTTTTATCAAGCCACACCAGATATACTTTGCATAGCCGTGAGGCAAGCCAGTGCTTATGGTAATGATTTCAAAAGTTTCTCTGTGATTGGGCTAATGGCTCAGCAGTACTACAATATGGCTTATGATCTCAACAGTAATAAGTTATTCTTCCAGAGGATTGATTGTCAACTTCTTGTTGACTGA